The Candidatus Dadabacteria bacterium genome contains a region encoding:
- a CDS encoding tetratricopeptide repeat protein — protein sequence MKKKSSKRKNRGKKNNPAGKKPAGSSVSREQTAEESPRNPDIKDIDLLEETDPEYHAKALLILNETIRAEPENSDALYDQAIINSEMGCYEEAFEDFDRVILLDPENDLAFLGRGTVKRCLGPDEDALEDFDRAVRLDPQNPVAYHGRALLKDGLERYEEAIEDFDEVLLLDPGSPFVHLDRGRTKFGLDRYEEAIADFDEALLLDPEDAEVYASRALTKSRLGRDE from the coding sequence ATGAAGAAAAAATCCTCAAAGAGAAAAAACCGGGGGAAAAAGAATAACCCCGCCGGGAAAAAGCCGGCAGGATCATCAGTCAGCCGGGAGCAGACAGCCGAAGAGTCGCCCCGAAATCCCGACATCAAAGATATCGACCTGCTTGAAGAAACAGACCCTGAGTACCACGCAAAAGCTCTCTTGATACTTAACGAGACAATCAGGGCTGAGCCTGAGAATTCTGACGCCCTGTATGACCAGGCGATAATCAACTCGGAAATGGGGTGTTACGAAGAAGCCTTTGAGGATTTTGACAGGGTAATACTCCTTGACCCTGAAAACGATCTTGCGTTTCTGGGGCGCGGAACCGTCAAAAGGTGCCTCGGTCCCGACGAGGACGCACTCGAGGATTTTGACAGGGCCGTGAGACTTGATCCGCAAAACCCGGTCGCCTACCACGGCCGGGCACTCCTAAAAGACGGTCTCGAGCGTTACGAGGAAGCCATCGAGGATTTTGACGAGGTGCTGCTCCTTGACCCCGGATCCCCGTTTGTGCATCTTGACAGGGGCAGAACGAAATTCGGCCTCGATCGGTACGAAGAAGCAATTGCCGATTTTGATGAGGCGCTGCTCCTTGATCCCGAAGACGCGGAAGTCTACGCATCTAGAGCCCTTACCAAAAGCAGGCTCGGACGCGATGAGGA
- a CDS encoding EamA family transporter, whose product MQATLIGLSAIIMWSLLALLTALSGEVPPFQLAAMCFSVAASIGLVSLAGKPSGFRNLRQPLRVWCLGVGGLFGYHFFYFTALRNAPAVEASLIGYLWPLLIVVGSALLPGERIGWHHVTGALAGLAGTALIVSKNGLSFDGSFALGYGAALLSAFTWAAYSLLSRRFGAVPTDAVTGFCAATAVFSLICHLGLEQTVWPQGTGQWLAVAGLGLLPVGAAFYAWDFGVKHGDIKVLGTASYAAPLLSTLILVASGAGQADWRVACACVLITGGAVLAAKDLLFLRTRREKQAEK is encoded by the coding sequence ATGCAGGCAACGCTGATCGGATTAAGCGCAATCATTATGTGGTCGCTTCTGGCCCTGCTTACGGCCTTGTCAGGAGAAGTGCCGCCCTTTCAGCTTGCCGCGATGTGTTTTTCGGTAGCCGCTTCCATCGGACTGGTCTCGCTTGCCGGGAAGCCGTCGGGTTTTCGAAACCTGCGCCAGCCCCTGCGCGTATGGTGTCTCGGCGTCGGAGGACTGTTCGGCTATCATTTTTTCTACTTCACCGCGCTTCGCAACGCGCCGGCCGTCGAAGCGAGCCTGATCGGCTACCTCTGGCCCCTGCTGATCGTCGTCGGCTCAGCGCTTCTTCCCGGAGAGCGGATCGGCTGGCACCACGTAACAGGCGCCCTCGCGGGTCTTGCTGGGACAGCGCTTATCGTCTCGAAAAACGGCCTTTCCTTTGATGGCAGCTTTGCCCTCGGCTATGGAGCGGCACTTCTTTCCGCCTTTACCTGGGCCGCCTACTCGCTTCTGTCACGGCGCTTCGGCGCGGTTCCGACCGATGCCGTCACCGGATTCTGCGCCGCAACGGCCGTTTTTTCGCTCATCTGCCATCTGGGGCTTGAACAGACTGTCTGGCCGCAGGGGACCGGCCAATGGCTCGCCGTCGCCGGTCTCGGCCTGTTGCCGGTGGGTGCCGCCTTTTATGCTTGGGACTTCGGCGTAAAACACGGGGATATAAAGGTGCTTGGCACCGCAAGCTACGCCGCTCCGCTGCTCTCAACCCTGATACTTGTCGCTTCAGGTGCCGGCCAGGCCGACTGGCGCGTCGCTTGCGCCTGCGTCCTGATTACCGGGGGCGCGGTGCTGGCCGCAAAGGATCTGCTGTTTTTACGAACCCGCAGGGAAAAACAGGCGGAGAAGTAA